Below is a window of Leptospira sp. WS58.C1 DNA.
AAATGGATTGTTTTGCATCTCCGATAAGGAAAAGTTTTCCTTCCGTTTCGGCATTGGAAGATCTTTCCAGGAATAATATTCTAAAAATATTATATTGATCCGGATCCGTATCTTGGAATTCGTCTATGATCCCAAAACGAAACCTTTTTTTCAGCTCTGCTACTAATTCAGGATTTTTCTCCAATGAATCGGATAACCCCAGGATCATATCACCGTATGTGATCGAATTATCCTCTTCTTTGATCTTTACGGAATCTTCCGCTAAATCTTCCGCGAGAGAAACAAGGAAAGAAGAAAGAGAAGATTCTAACGAACTTAAGCTTGAGGAAAGTTTTCTGATTTTTTCTCTTTCTATCGTATAAGAAAGATATCCGGGTTCAGAAGTTGCAGTTTTTAATTCCTCGTCGGAAAGAAGAACGGATTCTATTCCGGAACTTTCTCCTCTTTTCAGATCCAAGATCTTTTTGAGAGCAAGTGTGAACGGAAATGGTGAAAATGGTTCGGAGGAATCGACGAGCTTGTTTAGAGAATCTTGAAATTCGGTTTGGCGGCTTGCAAGCGCCTTGTATTTATTTGTATTGATCTTTTTTTTAAGGGAATCCTGAAATTCTAAAAATTTAGGAAGAATAGATTGGATTTCCAAAAATACATTCTTAATAGAAGCGATCTGCGGAAATTCCTGGGGGCGGGGAAGAAGTTGGATCGATTCGGGAGAAGAAACTTTTTTTACCGCGAGACCGGATACAAAATTTTCCCAAGTAGTTCCCTGAAATCCGTCATTATAAAAACGATTCGCTTGTGAAAGTATGAAGGGGAGAAGTTCCTTAGGATATTTTCCACCGAACTCCGCACGCATCCTTCTATACAATGCCTTGGATACGACGGAAAATTCTTCGATTAGTTCGGAATTTTCGGAGCTGCCGGATTCCAGAGAATATTCCTTTGAGATTTTATGAGCAAACCCATGAATGGTGGAAATATAAGCTTGATCCAAACGAGACGCCTGGTTCAAAAAATAATCCAGCTCTTTGGATTCTTCGTCGCTTGGAGATTCTATTTTTTCTAATCTTTGGATCGTATTTTTTAATTCGGCGCGTATTCTACCTTTGAGTTCCGACGCTGCCTTATCCGTATAAGTAAGTACTAATATAGATTCGATTCCGAACGGAGGTTTTTCGGAACTTAAAGAAGTTTTAAAGGAATCTTTTAGTATTTTCAGTACAAGAAATACGATTGTATGCGTTTTTCCCGTTCCGGCAGATGCGCCGATAAAACCGTTCTTTGTAATATCGATTTGGTCCGCGAAAGAACTTGCTATCGGTTCTAGTTTACTTTTCTGCATAAAATACCTTCTCTAATGGCAGATACAGTTTTAAGCAGAGGTAAAAATCCTTTTCGCTAATATAATTTTGAGGGTAGGGCAGAAGTCGGATGATCTCATCCAAATAAATTTTTGGATCATACTGAACGGATTCTTGGGCCCAAATTTTATATTCTGTAGAGAGTTGATCCAATTTTTTTTTGTCGCTCGGATCGATTTCCTTTCTATCCGGAAAATCTTCCCAGATCCCGGGAGAGACTAAGGAGACGGATCGTTCGAAAAATTCTTGGACAAGATCTAAAAGAAATTTTTTACGATACGGTTCTCCTCCTTCTCTGTTCATATTCAGGATCGTTGGTTTGTCTCCATATCCGAAAATTGTAATTACCGACCTAGGAGTGTTTTGAGACGGGGTCTGATCGAACAATGATTGGATCAAAAACGGTTCGATCAGGTTCTTAAATTTTTTCTTAGAGTTCGGGTACACAAGAACAAGAGTAGAGCTACCGTCGGCTTCCTTTTTTAAGAAAACATCTTCTTTTAAACCGGTGATCGCGGTTTTCGATTCATTCGAAATTTGCAATGGAACGAGAGGTAAAGAGAGTAACTTTCCTTTTTTAGGAGATTCTCCGAAGGTAAATCCGGATAAAATTTCCGCACCGGAAAGTATTTCAGAAACGGCTTCTGAAATTTTCGTGACCTTTTCCGATTTTGTTAAAAATTCCGCATCCCCATAAATTCCTCTCGGTATATGACCTCTTTTTTTCCATATAGAAAAAAGTCCGCCTAAAGAATTTTGGATCTCTTTTTCGGTCTTCTTCATGGAATAAGACCATAACTCTTTCATAAATTTAAAGTTATCCGAAATTCGGAACGGTTCTTCTGTCGCAGTCTCGGATTCTGAAATTTCCTCAGCATACAATCCGAACCTTCTCTGCAAATGAAAGGAAAGCGGCGATTTTGCAAACCGGACAAGATCATTCCAATCGATCGTCTCCGGATTTAGTATTTCTTTTTTTGCGGAAGGACCGGACTGAAAATCCCAGAGTACCGTTTTTCGATAATATTGTTTATCTTCTTCTTTTCCATAGAGCAGGGAAGAAGATAGATCGAAACTTTTACGGAACTTCTCCGCAAATTTTGCCGATGGATTTTCTTTTTGGATAAAATATTCTCTGCTATGTTTGTTTAAAGGAATCTTGATCCTAACGGAAGTTTCGGGAGCTAATATATTTTCCTTTAAAGCTTGCTCTAACAAAAGTAATGAAGAAGAAGGAGCAATACTTTCGTCTTTTGTGATATCTTCCGCCACAAAGGACAACACCAGACTTTGTTTTGCCGAAAGCACGGTTTCATATAATAAAGACTGATTGAGACCTCTAACATTTATATCTCCTTCTCGAGGAGCTAAATGTCTGAGATTAAATGCGGAAGTATCGTCCGTTCCGGGAAACAAACCTTCTCCCAATCCCAAAATGTATACATGTCGGAAGGGGATGGGACGCATCGGTTGAAGTGAAGAAACCGTTATTCCCCCGGTTAAGTATTGTCCTTTACGGACCTGGATCTCTCCTCCGGTTTGTTTAAAAAATGCCTCTAAAAATTTCAGTCTATCCCTGCGATTTTTTGGATCCCAACGCACGGATCTCAAATCATATAATGAATCTGTAATTTTCTTTTCTAACTCCATTTCTATCGGATCGGAAGAAGGTGAAGAAAATAGTTCTCTCAACAAATCGGATAGAGAATCCAAAATTTTTTCTCCGGAAACTTTCGGATCCGAAACCAATGAGGAAAATCCTTCCAATAAGAAGGATACACGTTTCCAAATCCCGATCCATATTGGTACGGAAGA
It encodes the following:
- a CDS encoding exodeoxyribonuclease V subunit gamma, translating into MSIRVHSSDDLSDLSERLSNSLRDEISRQDGLYSPTVIIPNKSMETWLNLDLVQRFDVVFNIRFLFLEKFLEELLLEKFSPEIDPKSRPFLQGESRKFQIYETLLGDPVFLQKYPVVKNYLLPSGRKTPDPVRLLDLSGRLAKYFKDYELNRQDWIRNWLGEKYSLLRLPGEDIWEEVATQSEIFFFQKELYSYLTNSDPTKETLIQYSMRNLASEPKTKKHSAKNVYLFALSQLSSTYISIFQNLLPEIHLEVFQFGMPDGEPVTGTQRNQICRNWANSFRSLKKSWEISGAEFLHSTKKEKQTKTVLSEFKEYLGRSEYKATSRLLPDESLQILEAPGKVREVEAVFHHILSVLSESKETKLTDFGIFCSDLSEYRAAIEFVFEGGIQAKLVEKSGSQIKTLPYSIRDVLASETSAYISGILSLFTLLSKERSRADMFKLLRNPCFQSKWEVEAPLVEEWAKLSEDLELYQDDSLADEEPLAFSFRKGFLRLAAGNILSAEEEENFPVSPFDPGSGSSVPIWIGIWKRVSFLLEGFSSLVSDPKVSGEKILDSLSDLLRELFSSPSSDPIEMELEKKITDSLYDLRSVRWDPKNRRDRLKFLEAFFKQTGGEIQVRKGQYLTGGITVSSLQPMRPIPFRHVYILGLGEGLFPGTDDTSAFNLRHLAPREGDINVRGLNQSLLYETVLSAKQSLVLSFVAEDITKDESIAPSSSLLLLEQALKENILAPETSVRIKIPLNKHSREYFIQKENPSAKFAEKFRKSFDLSSSLLYGKEEDKQYYRKTVLWDFQSGPSAKKEILNPETIDWNDLVRFAKSPLSFHLQRRFGLYAEEISESETATEEPFRISDNFKFMKELWSYSMKKTEKEIQNSLGGLFSIWKKRGHIPRGIYGDAEFLTKSEKVTKISEAVSEILSGAEILSGFTFGESPKKGKLLSLPLVPLQISNESKTAITGLKEDVFLKKEADGSSTLVLVYPNSKKKFKNLIEPFLIQSLFDQTPSQNTPRSVITIFGYGDKPTILNMNREGGEPYRKKFLLDLVQEFFERSVSLVSPGIWEDFPDRKEIDPSDKKKLDQLSTEYKIWAQESVQYDPKIYLDEIIRLLPYPQNYISEKDFYLCLKLYLPLEKVFYAEK